In Vicinamibacterales bacterium, the following are encoded in one genomic region:
- a CDS encoding response regulator transcription factor, translated as MRILVVEDDPTIASFLVNGLQEAGFAVDAAGDGARGLHLALTEPYDAAVLDLMLPERDGLSVLEEIRKHRIATPVLILSARRSVDDRVKGLQAGGDDYLTKPFAFSELLARIQALIRRSQGTVEPTRLVAGELTLDLITRRVERGGRSIDLRPREFALLEYLMRNAGRVISKTMIMEHVWDYSFDPRTNVVDVLVFRLREKVDRGFDVKMIHTVRGVGYVIQVG; from the coding sequence ATGCGCATCCTCGTCGTTGAAGACGACCCGACGATTGCGTCGTTCCTCGTCAATGGGCTGCAGGAGGCCGGCTTCGCGGTCGACGCGGCAGGCGATGGCGCGCGGGGGCTCCACCTCGCGCTGACCGAGCCGTACGACGCTGCCGTGCTCGACCTGATGCTGCCGGAGCGCGACGGCCTCAGCGTGCTCGAGGAGATCCGGAAGCATCGAATCGCCACGCCGGTCCTGATCCTCAGCGCCAGGAGATCGGTGGACGACCGCGTGAAAGGCCTCCAGGCCGGCGGGGACGACTACCTCACCAAACCGTTTGCCTTCTCCGAACTCCTCGCGCGCATCCAGGCGCTGATCCGCCGGTCGCAGGGCACGGTGGAACCGACTCGACTCGTGGCGGGCGAACTCACGCTCGATCTGATCACCCGCAGGGTCGAACGCGGCGGGCGGTCGATCGACCTGCGGCCGCGCGAATTCGCCCTGCTCGAATATCTCATGCGCAACGCCGGCCGCGTGATCTCGAAGACGATGATCATGGAGCACGTCTGGGACTACAGCTTCGACCCGCGCACCAACGTGGTGGACGTGCTGGTGTTCCGGCTCCGCGAGAAGGTCGACCGCGGGTTCGACGTGAAGATGATCCACACCGTCCGCGGGGTCGGATATGTCATCCAGGTGGGGTGA